From one Amycolatopsis sp. FDAARGOS 1241 genomic stretch:
- a CDS encoding VOC family protein, which yields MAVELNHTIVWATDRDASAEFLSGVLGVPVGAGTEPFLPLVLGNGVTLDFAQAERVAGQHYAFLVSEEEFDAALARLTELGTPVYADPLHRTPGLNGMFGGRGLYFADPDGHNMELLTKAG from the coding sequence ATGGCCGTCGAGCTGAACCACACGATCGTCTGGGCGACGGATCGCGACGCGTCGGCGGAGTTCCTCTCGGGTGTGCTGGGGGTGCCCGTGGGGGCGGGGACGGAACCGTTCTTGCCGCTGGTGCTGGGCAACGGGGTCACGCTGGACTTCGCGCAGGCCGAGCGGGTGGCGGGCCAGCACTACGCGTTCCTGGTGAGCGAGGAGGAGTTCGACGCGGCTCTGGCTCGCCTGACCGAGCTGGGGACGCCGGTCTACGCGGACCCGTTGCACCGCACGCCGGGTCTGAACGGGATGTTCGGCGGGCGCGGGCTCTACTTCGCCGATCCCGACGGGCACAACATGGAGCTGCTCACGAAGGCCGGGTAG
- a CDS encoding FUSC family protein, with protein MIADVRDATLDRLVAADPGLVRLRLAGSAVLGIILAILALQPLHFPLTTSLVAAIAAMMSAFTVNDPTSGGQAVTLCLAAFVGACSITLATVGAAYPPLDSIIFVLLIFVAVYLQRFGPRGTALGSIAFFLFFFPMFLQAHLAQAPQLITAMAAGIAANALVRFALLRRNAASEFIRIRRAFRARVAAAVRATEAYLSSAGSERSNRQIRTALSRLHESVLLIEDNAPDVVDERNADQLRRRAIEVELAVQWLTISVQRTCSHPLPEGVTDDLVARLAKFRSLMERDPRELPLISETGEYSRMLVEGSRIDEKAHPGDGVRRAIAELAVADDRAQRVAHPGATVDYSLDDEDEDPEPTKAFAWDNQTRSAIQAVLGGGLAVLAGQLISQQRWYWAVLTVFVVFVGTSSAGARFVKGVRRTGGTLIGIVGGVALALLVSGNTIAILALIMVCVFGMVYMSRVSQFLMAFFVTSMLGLLYSLLGTFSIGVLWIRVAETAVGAASGLLAALVIVPVRTRSVMLDDIAAVLDELHEFVESAEVLLAGRDNVNIIEMSRDLDRSVEQVRKTIEPLTHPINLRSSRRDYGWHVLTTLENIAFRARHVAARAQPGQLDGPVADRLGLFTKRVLTNIDLVGDTVRHPNTTPTRKLVRDDGTPVADRIDDAETRAVVSSFSHLDEGVIALGRIFDIDATQPAPAGATRPS; from the coding sequence ATGATCGCCGACGTCCGCGACGCCACTCTCGACCGGCTGGTGGCAGCCGACCCAGGCCTCGTCCGCCTGCGGCTCGCCGGCTCCGCCGTGCTCGGCATCATCCTCGCCATCCTCGCGCTGCAGCCCCTGCACTTCCCCCTCACCACCTCACTCGTGGCCGCGATCGCCGCCATGATGAGCGCGTTCACCGTCAACGACCCCACCAGCGGCGGGCAAGCCGTGACCCTGTGCCTCGCCGCGTTCGTCGGCGCCTGCTCCATCACCCTCGCCACCGTCGGCGCCGCCTACCCGCCGCTGGACAGCATCATCTTCGTGCTGCTCATCTTCGTCGCGGTCTACCTGCAGCGCTTCGGCCCCCGCGGCACCGCGCTCGGCTCGATCGCGTTCTTCCTGTTCTTCTTCCCCATGTTCCTGCAAGCCCACCTCGCCCAAGCCCCACAGCTGATCACCGCCATGGCCGCCGGCATCGCCGCCAACGCACTCGTGCGCTTCGCCCTGCTGCGCCGCAACGCCGCGAGCGAATTCATCCGCATCCGCCGTGCCTTCCGCGCCCGCGTCGCCGCGGCGGTGCGCGCCACCGAGGCCTACCTCTCCTCCGCCGGCAGCGAACGCAGCAACCGCCAGATCCGCACCGCCCTGTCCCGGCTACACGAATCGGTCCTGCTCATCGAGGACAACGCCCCCGACGTCGTCGACGAACGCAACGCCGACCAGCTGCGGCGCCGCGCCATCGAGGTCGAGCTCGCCGTCCAGTGGCTCACCATCTCTGTGCAGCGCACCTGCTCGCACCCGCTGCCCGAAGGCGTGACCGACGACCTCGTCGCCCGCCTGGCCAAGTTCCGCTCCCTCATGGAACGCGACCCCCGCGAACTACCGCTGATCAGCGAGACCGGCGAGTACAGCCGCATGCTCGTCGAAGGCAGCCGCATCGACGAAAAAGCCCACCCCGGCGACGGGGTCCGCCGCGCCATCGCCGAACTCGCCGTCGCCGACGACCGCGCCCAGCGCGTGGCCCACCCCGGAGCGACCGTCGACTACTCCCTCGACGACGAAGACGAAGACCCCGAGCCCACCAAGGCCTTCGCCTGGGACAACCAAACCCGCAGCGCCATCCAAGCCGTCCTCGGCGGCGGGCTCGCCGTCCTCGCCGGCCAGCTCATCTCCCAGCAGCGCTGGTACTGGGCCGTGCTCACCGTCTTCGTCGTGTTCGTCGGCACCTCCAGCGCCGGCGCCCGCTTCGTCAAAGGCGTCCGCCGCACCGGCGGCACGCTCATCGGCATCGTCGGCGGCGTCGCCCTCGCCCTGCTCGTCAGCGGCAACACCATCGCGATCCTGGCCCTGATCATGGTCTGCGTCTTCGGCATGGTCTACATGTCCCGCGTCTCGCAGTTCCTCATGGCCTTCTTCGTCACCAGCATGCTCGGCCTGCTCTACAGCCTGCTCGGCACCTTCAGCATCGGAGTCCTCTGGATCCGCGTCGCCGAAACCGCCGTCGGCGCCGCCTCCGGCCTGCTCGCCGCGCTCGTCATCGTCCCCGTCCGCACCCGCTCGGTCATGCTCGACGACATCGCGGCAGTGCTCGACGAACTCCACGAATTCGTCGAAAGCGCCGAAGTCCTGCTCGCCGGCCGCGACAACGTCAACATCATCGAGATGTCCCGCGACCTCGACCGCTCCGTCGAACAGGTCCGCAAGACCATCGAACCACTCACCCACCCCATCAACCTGCGCAGCTCCCGGCGCGACTACGGCTGGCACGTGCTCACCACGCTCGAAAACATCGCGTTCCGCGCCCGCCACGTCGCCGCCCGAGCCCAGCCCGGCCAGCTCGACGGACCCGTCGCCGACCGCCTCGGCCTCTTCACCAAGCGCGTGCTCACCAACATCGACCTCGTCGGCGACACCGTCCGCCACCCCAACACCACGCCCACCCGCAAGCTCGTCCGCGACGACGGCACCCCCGTCGCCGACCGCATCGACGACGCCGAAACCCGCGCCGTCGTCTCCAGCTTCAGCCACCTCGACGAGGGCGTCATCGCGCTGGGCCGCATCTTCGACATCGACGCGACCCAGCCCGCCCCGGCCGGCGCTACCCGGCCTTCGTGA
- a CDS encoding GH92 family glycosyl hydrolase — MTSAGFFSSFEAGDPQPVASEVRVGTGPDRSPTAKTGVGFTGRHALRYTDVERVVLFETDVPVTAHSALSYVVFPASDAPVPSYRSTFVALDVEFDDGTTAGFSAAAQGEGKTLLVDQWNLVRRPLGAFAGRRVKRIVLLTDPPAGGDLTGWVDDVRLGEHHPRTGDALDHVRTTRGTHSGRDFSRGNTFPATAVPHGFNFWTPVTDASALDWIYSYHRHNTEDNEPALQAVALSHQPSPWMGDRHTFHLLPGTGPVEPDPRRRALTFSHADETDRPHHYGVRFTNGLTADLAPADHAAIFRFTFPGDRGWVLFDNARNRGGLRVHPDTGVVTGHTWVRSRLSTGARRMFVYAQADTPAAGGGAIRRPFWRTVTGHLRFEAPEVTLRIATSLISLGQARRNLDAEIPAGTSFEQVRDHAREKWQQLLGRVELEGASEDELATFYSNLYRLYLYPNRGHENTPTGIRHASPVARGRGLSTRRRTGAKVVDGELYVNNGFWDTYRTTWPAYALLTPRQCGRLIDGFVQQYREGGWIARWSSPGYADLMTGTSSDVAFADAYLKGVTNFGVESAYDAALKNATVAPPHAGVGRKGLDTSPFLGYTPTSTNEGLSWALEGCLNDFGLANLADALARRSEGARARRRADNAAYLRQRAQHYLHHFDPRIGFFQGRRPNGGRHFPPQDYDPEAWGGDFVETNAWNTAFSVPHDGPGLAALHGGPTGLEAKLDTFFATPETGRKPGSYGGLIHEMTEARDVRMGQYGHSNQPSHHIPWLYAYAGAPAKLQRTVREVLRRLYLGSELGQGYPGDEDNGEMSAWYFFAALGLYPLAVGTPRYVLSAPLFRSATLHLDNGHDLVIRAPGAATASAVHDKGEHDTPYVHGLTVDGEPHHAPTISHTRLARGAVLEFDVRAEPGTWGTEPVTPAPPTPLRDLTGTAYSPDGPAPVLLDDTSRTDATFTSRTPVVDFTVHGTPREVTMYTLTSGSRDGDPSAWTLEGSDDGRRWTVLDRRSDELFRWRRQTRPFVLDTPAACAQYRLRITAATRRRVTLAQWELLAR, encoded by the coding sequence GTGACCAGCGCCGGGTTCTTTTCTTCGTTCGAGGCGGGTGACCCGCAGCCGGTCGCCTCGGAGGTTCGCGTCGGCACCGGACCGGACCGGTCCCCCACCGCGAAGACAGGCGTCGGGTTCACCGGGCGGCACGCCCTGCGCTACACCGACGTCGAGCGCGTGGTGCTGTTCGAGACCGACGTGCCGGTGACCGCCCACAGTGCACTGTCCTACGTGGTCTTCCCGGCCTCGGACGCCCCGGTGCCCTCCTACCGCAGCACCTTCGTCGCGCTGGACGTGGAGTTCGACGACGGCACCACCGCCGGGTTCTCCGCCGCCGCGCAGGGCGAGGGGAAGACGCTGCTGGTGGACCAGTGGAACCTGGTGCGCCGCCCGCTCGGCGCGTTCGCCGGCCGCCGCGTGAAGCGGATCGTGCTGCTCACCGACCCGCCCGCCGGCGGCGACCTCACCGGCTGGGTCGACGACGTCCGCCTCGGCGAGCACCACCCGCGCACCGGCGACGCGCTCGACCACGTGCGCACCACCCGCGGCACGCACTCCGGGCGCGACTTCTCCCGCGGCAACACCTTCCCCGCCACGGCCGTGCCGCACGGGTTCAACTTCTGGACCCCGGTGACCGACGCGAGCGCCCTGGACTGGATCTACTCCTATCACCGGCACAACACCGAGGACAACGAACCGGCGCTGCAGGCGGTCGCGCTGAGCCACCAGCCGAGCCCGTGGATGGGCGACCGGCACACCTTCCACCTCCTGCCCGGCACCGGTCCCGTCGAACCCGACCCCCGGCGCCGCGCGCTCACGTTCTCCCACGCCGACGAGACCGACCGGCCCCACCACTACGGCGTGCGCTTCACCAACGGCCTCACGGCCGACCTGGCGCCGGCCGATCACGCCGCGATCTTCCGGTTCACCTTCCCCGGCGACCGGGGCTGGGTGCTGTTCGACAACGCCCGCAACCGCGGCGGCCTGCGCGTGCACCCGGACACCGGCGTCGTCACCGGGCACACGTGGGTGCGCAGCCGGCTGTCCACGGGGGCACGGCGGATGTTCGTCTACGCCCAGGCCGACACCCCGGCCGCGGGCGGCGGCGCGATCCGCCGGCCGTTCTGGCGCACGGTCACCGGGCACCTGCGATTCGAGGCGCCGGAGGTGACACTGCGGATCGCGACGTCGCTGATCAGCCTCGGGCAGGCGCGGCGCAACCTCGACGCCGAGATCCCCGCGGGCACGAGCTTCGAGCAGGTCCGCGACCACGCCCGCGAGAAGTGGCAGCAGCTGCTGGGCCGCGTCGAACTGGAGGGTGCGAGCGAGGACGAGCTGGCGACGTTCTACTCGAACCTCTACCGCCTCTACCTCTATCCGAACCGCGGGCACGAGAACACCCCCACCGGCATCCGCCACGCCAGTCCCGTCGCGCGCGGCCGCGGCCTGAGCACGCGGCGGCGGACCGGCGCGAAGGTCGTCGACGGCGAGCTGTATGTCAACAACGGGTTCTGGGACACCTACCGCACCACCTGGCCCGCCTACGCGCTGCTGACCCCCAGACAATGCGGCCGGCTCATCGACGGGTTCGTGCAGCAGTACCGCGAAGGCGGCTGGATCGCCCGCTGGTCCTCCCCTGGCTACGCCGACCTCATGACCGGCACCAGCTCCGACGTCGCCTTCGCCGACGCCTACCTCAAAGGCGTCACCAACTTCGGCGTCGAATCCGCCTACGACGCCGCCCTCAAGAACGCGACGGTCGCCCCGCCCCACGCGGGCGTCGGCCGCAAAGGCCTCGACACCTCGCCGTTCCTCGGCTACACGCCCACCTCGACCAACGAAGGACTGTCGTGGGCGCTTGAGGGCTGTCTCAACGACTTCGGCCTCGCCAACCTCGCCGACGCGCTCGCCCGCCGCAGCGAAGGCGCCCGCGCGCGCCGCCGCGCCGACAACGCCGCCTACCTGCGCCAGCGCGCCCAGCACTACCTGCACCACTTCGACCCGCGCATCGGGTTCTTCCAGGGCCGCCGGCCCAACGGCGGCCGCCACTTCCCGCCGCAGGACTACGACCCCGAAGCGTGGGGCGGCGACTTCGTCGAGACCAACGCGTGGAACACCGCGTTCTCCGTGCCCCACGACGGCCCCGGCCTCGCCGCCCTGCACGGCGGCCCCACCGGGCTCGAAGCCAAACTCGACACGTTCTTCGCCACGCCGGAGACCGGTCGCAAACCCGGCTCCTACGGCGGGCTGATCCACGAGATGACCGAAGCCCGCGACGTGCGCATGGGCCAGTACGGCCACTCCAACCAGCCCTCCCACCACATCCCGTGGCTCTACGCCTACGCCGGCGCGCCGGCGAAGCTGCAGCGCACCGTGCGGGAAGTCCTGCGCCGCCTCTACCTCGGCAGCGAACTAGGCCAGGGCTACCCCGGCGACGAGGACAACGGCGAGATGTCCGCCTGGTACTTCTTCGCCGCCCTGGGCCTCTACCCGCTCGCCGTGGGCACCCCGCGCTACGTGCTGTCCGCCCCGCTGTTCCGCAGCGCGACCCTGCACCTGGACAACGGTCACGACCTCGTGATCCGCGCCCCCGGCGCCGCGACCGCCTCAGCCGTGCACGACAAGGGTGAGCACGACACCCCCTACGTCCACGGCCTCACCGTCGACGGCGAACCCCACCACGCCCCCACCATCTCCCACACCCGCCTCGCCCGCGGCGCCGTGCTCGAATTCGACGTCCGCGCCGAACCCGGCACCTGGGGCACCGAACCCGTCACCCCCGCACCACCCACGCCACTGCGCGACCTCACCGGCACCGCCTACAGCCCCGACGGACCCGCCCCCGTCCTGCTCGACGACACCAGCCGCACCGACGCCACCTTCACCAGCCGCACCCCGGTCGTCGACTTCACCGTCCACGGCACCCCGCGCGAAGTCACCATGTACACACTCACCTCAGGCAGCCGCGACGGCGACCCCAGCGCGTGGACCCTCGAAGGCTCCGACGACGGCCGCCGCTGGACCGTGCTCGACCGCCGCTCCGACGAGCTCTTCCGCTGGCGCCGCCAGACCCGGCCCTTCGTCCTCGACACCCCCGCCGCCTGCGCGCAGTACCGGTTGCGGATCACCGCAGCAACCCGCCGCCGGGTCACCCTCGCCCAGTGGGAGCTGCTCGCCCGATGA
- a CDS encoding GH92 family glycosyl hydrolase translates to MPRSARPVHAALVAVVTAAGLVALPVTAVAAAEVPPPDFSSSFEPTDPQPTWQDTVDTDAAGEPRTSGVNGANGATIPGDIRGKVTETSASSENTDGGEVSANLVDGTTDTKWLSWEPTAWAQITLAEPVAITHYALSSANDFPGRDPQDWTLQGSNDAQSWTDLDKQSGQSFDARFQEHEYKLAAPSAAYRYYRLDVTRNHGDGIMQVSELLLANDDPAPPPLPNMRSYVDAGPTGGYTNKSRVGFTGKKAFHYAGTQTAAGHGYSYNKVFDVNLPVVASTELSYKVQPQFTGNDLKYPSTNVAIDLAFTDGTYLSGLGATDQYGFPLSPQGQGASKVLYANQWNLVRSAIGTVAAGKTIDRILVGYDNPNGPGAFQGWLDDVKISATPTPPASLRPSDNVLTTRGTMANGTFSRGNNFPATAVPHGFNFWTPVTAAGSSDWLYNYHSQNNADNLPVLQAFSVSHEPSPWMGDRQSFQVMPSAAAGVPDANRDARALPFRHDNEVARAHYYGVTFENGIKTEIAPTDHAAVMRFSFPGADSSLIFDNVNNSGGLTLDPASGTLTGYSDAKSGLSAGAGRMFVYATFDKPVTAGAKLSGQGRDNVTGYLRFAAGADKTVTMRIATSLISVEQAKNNLEQEIGPTATFDSVRDAAQQAWDKQLGVVEVQGASKDQLETLYSNLYRLFLYPNSAFENTGTPQAPVYKYASPVAAKAGADTATQTGSKIVDGQIYVNNGFWDTYRTTWPAYSLLTPDMAGKMVDGFVQQYRDSGWIARWSSPGYADLMTGTSSDVAFADAYLKGVTNFDVKSAYDAALKDATVTPPNSAVGRKGLDQSIFLGYTPNSTGEGFSWAIEGYINDFGIANLSKKLYDQAPASDPRKAEYLENYQYFTSRAQQYVNLFDPSIGFFQGKDASGKFTKTAAQYDPRAWGGDYTETDGWNMAFTVPQDGQGLANLYGGKDKLAQKLDAFFADQETATMTGSYGTVIHEMREARDVRMGQYGHSNQPSHHLLYMYDYAGQPAKTQAKVREALSRLYTGSELGQGYAGDEDNGEMSAWYVFGALGFYPLQMGSPNYAIGSPLFTRATLHLPGGDVVINAPKNSAKNVYVQGLKVNGKPWTSTSLPQDVLAHGATLDFDMGPNPSAWGTGPDDAPKSITTGDAVPSPLHDETGAGKGTVSTSDGSNVAALFDNTSRTEAKVTGAVTYQLNSADEAVTHYTLTSPKGAGDPKSWKLEGSYDGKTWAVADEQTDQSFAWRQQTRAFAVKNPAHYAYYRLQVTASTGGAASVAEIELLGRPDASCTKTLTGEQKGPLTVSGGTVCLAEATVSGPVTVAKGASLIVRGGSISGPLAATGAGQVVLNRTEVSGPVTITGTTGQVSIELTDTGGPVTLTGNAGPVLAGSTVGGPLACAANSPAPTDHDVANTVRGPAAGQCAKL, encoded by the coding sequence ATGCCCCGAAGCGCCAGACCCGTCCACGCCGCGCTGGTCGCGGTCGTGACGGCGGCCGGATTGGTCGCCCTGCCGGTGACCGCGGTCGCCGCGGCGGAGGTTCCTCCGCCGGACTTCTCCTCCTCGTTCGAGCCGACCGATCCGCAGCCGACGTGGCAGGACACCGTTGACACCGACGCGGCGGGCGAGCCGCGCACGTCGGGGGTCAATGGGGCGAACGGTGCCACGATCCCGGGTGACATCCGGGGCAAGGTGACCGAGACGAGTGCGAGCAGCGAGAACACCGACGGTGGTGAGGTTTCGGCGAACCTGGTCGACGGCACGACCGACACGAAGTGGCTTTCGTGGGAGCCCACGGCGTGGGCGCAGATCACGTTGGCGGAGCCGGTGGCGATCACGCACTACGCGCTCAGCTCGGCCAACGACTTCCCCGGCCGTGATCCGCAGGACTGGACGCTGCAGGGCTCGAACGACGCGCAGTCGTGGACAGACCTGGACAAGCAGTCGGGGCAGTCGTTCGACGCGCGGTTCCAGGAGCACGAGTACAAGCTCGCGGCGCCGTCCGCGGCCTACCGGTACTACCGGCTGGACGTGACGCGCAATCACGGCGACGGCATCATGCAGGTTTCGGAGCTGCTGCTGGCCAACGACGATCCGGCGCCGCCGCCGTTGCCGAACATGCGCAGCTACGTGGACGCGGGCCCGACGGGCGGGTACACGAACAAGAGCCGGGTCGGGTTCACCGGGAAGAAGGCGTTCCACTACGCCGGCACGCAGACCGCGGCCGGGCACGGGTATTCGTACAACAAGGTCTTCGACGTGAACCTGCCGGTGGTGGCGTCGACCGAGCTGTCGTACAAGGTGCAGCCACAGTTCACGGGCAACGACCTGAAGTACCCGAGCACGAACGTCGCGATCGACCTGGCGTTCACCGACGGCACCTACCTGAGCGGGCTGGGGGCGACGGACCAGTACGGGTTCCCGCTGTCGCCGCAGGGCCAGGGCGCGAGCAAGGTGCTCTACGCCAACCAGTGGAACCTGGTGCGGTCGGCGATCGGCACGGTCGCGGCGGGCAAGACGATCGACCGGATCCTCGTGGGCTACGACAACCCGAACGGCCCGGGTGCGTTCCAGGGGTGGCTCGACGACGTGAAGATTTCGGCGACGCCGACGCCCCCGGCGAGCCTGCGCCCGAGTGACAACGTGCTGACCACGCGCGGGACGATGGCCAACGGCACGTTCTCGCGGGGCAACAACTTCCCGGCGACGGCGGTGCCGCACGGGTTCAACTTCTGGACGCCGGTGACGGCGGCCGGGTCGTCGGACTGGCTGTACAACTACCACTCGCAGAACAACGCGGACAATCTGCCGGTGCTGCAGGCGTTCTCGGTGAGCCACGAGCCGAGCCCGTGGATGGGTGACCGGCAGAGCTTCCAGGTGATGCCCTCGGCCGCGGCGGGGGTGCCGGACGCGAACCGCGACGCGCGGGCGCTGCCGTTCCGCCACGACAACGAGGTTGCGCGGGCGCACTACTACGGGGTGACGTTCGAGAACGGGATCAAGACGGAGATCGCACCGACCGATCACGCGGCGGTCATGCGGTTCTCGTTCCCGGGTGCCGACTCGAGCCTGATCTTCGACAACGTGAACAACTCGGGCGGGCTGACGCTCGACCCGGCTTCGGGCACGCTGACCGGCTACTCGGACGCGAAGAGCGGCCTGTCCGCGGGGGCGGGGCGGATGTTCGTCTACGCGACGTTCGACAAGCCCGTGACCGCGGGGGCGAAGCTTTCCGGGCAGGGCCGGGACAACGTGACCGGGTACCTGCGGTTCGCCGCGGGCGCGGACAAGACGGTGACGATGCGGATCGCGACGTCGCTGATCAGCGTGGAGCAGGCGAAGAATAACCTGGAGCAGGAGATCGGGCCGACCGCGACGTTCGACTCCGTGCGCGACGCCGCGCAGCAGGCGTGGGACAAGCAGCTCGGCGTGGTCGAGGTGCAGGGTGCGTCCAAGGACCAGCTGGAGACGCTGTACTCGAACCTGTACCGGTTGTTCCTGTACCCGAACTCGGCGTTCGAGAACACCGGCACCCCGCAGGCCCCGGTGTACAAGTACGCCAGTCCCGTGGCGGCGAAGGCGGGTGCGGACACCGCGACGCAGACCGGGTCGAAGATCGTCGACGGCCAGATCTACGTCAACAACGGGTTCTGGGACACCTACCGCACGACGTGGCCGGCGTATTCGCTGCTCACGCCCGACATGGCCGGGAAGATGGTCGACGGGTTCGTGCAGCAGTACCGCGACTCGGGCTGGATCGCGCGCTGGTCCTCCCCCGGTTACGCGGACCTGATGACGGGCACGAGCTCCGACGTCGCGTTCGCCGACGCCTACCTCAAGGGCGTGACGAACTTCGATGTGAAGTCGGCCTACGACGCGGCGCTGAAGGACGCGACGGTGACGCCGCCGAACTCGGCGGTGGGCCGCAAGGGCCTCGACCAGTCGATCTTCCTCGGTTACACGCCGAACTCGACCGGTGAGGGCTTCTCGTGGGCGATCGAGGGCTACATCAACGACTTCGGCATCGCGAACCTGTCGAAGAAGCTGTACGACCAGGCGCCGGCGAGTGACCCGCGCAAGGCGGAGTACCTGGAGAACTACCAGTACTTCACCAGCCGGGCGCAGCAGTACGTGAACCTGTTCGATCCGAGCATCGGGTTCTTCCAGGGCAAGGACGCCTCCGGGAAGTTCACCAAGACCGCGGCGCAGTACGACCCGCGCGCGTGGGGCGGCGACTACACCGAGACCGACGGTTGGAACATGGCGTTCACGGTGCCGCAGGACGGGCAGGGCCTGGCCAACCTCTACGGCGGCAAGGACAAGCTGGCGCAGAAGCTGGACGCGTTCTTCGCCGATCAGGAGACCGCGACGATGACCGGGTCTTACGGCACGGTGATCCACGAGATGCGGGAGGCGCGGGACGTGCGGATGGGCCAGTACGGCCACTCCAACCAGCCCTCGCACCACCTGCTCTACATGTACGACTACGCGGGCCAGCCGGCCAAGACGCAGGCGAAGGTGCGGGAGGCGCTCTCGCGGCTCTACACCGGCAGCGAGCTGGGCCAGGGTTACGCGGGCGACGAGGACAACGGCGAGATGTCCGCGTGGTACGTGTTCGGCGCGCTGGGCTTCTACCCGCTGCAGATGGGCAGCCCGAACTACGCGATCGGGTCGCCGCTGTTCACCAGGGCGACGCTGCACCTGCCCGGCGGTGACGTGGTGATCAACGCGCCGAAGAACTCGGCGAAGAACGTCTACGTGCAGGGGCTGAAGGTCAACGGGAAGCCGTGGACCTCGACGTCGCTACCGCAGGACGTGCTGGCGCACGGGGCGACGCTCGATTTCGACATGGGCCCGAACCCCTCGGCGTGGGGCACCGGCCCGGACGACGCGCCGAAGTCGATCACCACGGGCGACGCGGTGCCGTCGCCGCTGCACGACGAGACCGGCGCTGGCAAGGGCACGGTGTCCACTTCGGACGGCTCGAACGTCGCGGCGTTGTTCGACAACACCTCGCGCACCGAGGCGAAGGTGACGGGCGCGGTGACCTACCAGTTGAACTCGGCGGACGAGGCGGTCACGCACTACACGCTGACCTCGCCCAAGGGTGCGGGTGATCCGAAGAGCTGGAAGCTGGAAGGCTCCTACGACGGGAAGACCTGGGCGGTCGCCGACGAGCAGACCGACCAGAGCTTCGCGTGGCGGCAGCAGACGCGGGCGTTCGCGGTGAAGAACCCGGCCCACTACGCCTACTACCGCCTGCAGGTCACGGCGAGCACGGGTGGCGCCGCGTCGGTGGCGGAGATCGAGCTGCTGGGCCGGCCGGACGCGTCGTGCACGAAGACGCTGACGGGTGAGCAGAAGGGCCCGCTCACGGTGTCCGGCGGCACGGTGTGTCTCGCCGAAGCGACCGTGTCGGGTCCGGTGACCGTGGCGAAGGGCGCTTCGCTGATCGTGCGCGGCGGCTCGATCTCGGGTCCGCTGGCGGCGACCGGCGCCGGGCAGGTCGTGCTGAACCGCACGGAGGTCTCGGGCCCGGTGACGATCACGGGCACGACGGGGCAGGTGTCGATCGAGCTGACCGACACCGGGGGTCCGGTGACCCTCACCGGCAATGCCGGGCCGGTGCTGGCCGGCAGCACCGTGGGCGGCCCGCTGGCCTGCGCGGCCAACTCCCCCGCCCCGACCGACCACGACGTCGCCAACACCGTCCGCGGCCCGGCCGCAGGGCAGTGCGCGAAGCTGTAG
- a CDS encoding bifunctional 2-polyprenyl-6-hydroxyphenol methylase/3-demethylubiquinol 3-O-methyltransferase UbiG, whose amino-acid sequence MPTDPTGQTGTHPTGADHARTRVTGPDSAAAAIAADEAARRRAGAALAAGDPTGWFEPLYAAAETGEAVVPWFRGEPSPELAAWVATQPADGRSALVVGCGMADDAELLAGAGFRTSAFDVSPSAIKAVLNRFPETRVAYRTADLLDPPAEWHHAFDVVVEILTVQSMPKSVRAEAIASVSSFLAPGGTLVVGAVAEESIDLATWSGPPWPLNRAELDSFARDGVTATSLDRVRDGARWWATFTREF is encoded by the coding sequence ATGCCCACCGATCCGACCGGCCAGACCGGAACGCACCCCACAGGCGCCGATCACGCGCGAACCCGCGTGACCGGCCCCGATTCGGCCGCCGCCGCGATCGCCGCCGACGAAGCCGCTCGCCGCCGGGCCGGCGCCGCACTCGCGGCCGGCGATCCGACCGGGTGGTTCGAACCGCTCTACGCCGCGGCCGAAACGGGCGAGGCCGTCGTCCCGTGGTTCCGCGGGGAACCCAGCCCCGAACTCGCCGCGTGGGTCGCCACGCAACCGGCCGACGGCCGCAGCGCCCTCGTCGTCGGCTGCGGGATGGCCGACGACGCCGAACTGCTCGCCGGCGCCGGGTTCCGCACGTCGGCCTTCGACGTGTCGCCGAGCGCGATCAAGGCCGTGCTGAACCGCTTCCCGGAGACCCGCGTCGCCTACCGCACCGCCGACCTGCTCGACCCGCCCGCCGAATGGCACCACGCCTTCGACGTCGTCGTCGAAATCCTCACCGTGCAGTCGATGCCCAAGTCCGTCCGCGCCGAGGCGATCGCGTCGGTGTCGTCCTTCCTGGCCCCCGGCGGCACGCTCGTCGTCGGCGCCGTCGCCGAGGAGAGCATCGACCTCGCGACATGGTCCGGACCACCGTGGCCGCTCAACCGCGCCGAACTGGACTCCTTCGCCCGCGACGGCGTCACCGCAACCTCCCTCGACCGTGTCCGCGACGGCGCCCGCTGGTGGGCGACCTTCACCCGGGAGTTCTGA